In the genome of Mangifera indica cultivar Alphonso chromosome 9, CATAS_Mindica_2.1, whole genome shotgun sequence, the window GGAGGATTGCTGAAGGTGATAATCGGTTCTTTTAAGTGACTCGAAATGAAAATTTATGACTTAGTTAAGataataagggaaaaaaaaaaaatgaaagttcaGTTGTATAAGTGATAAAAATACGTGCACAGATGCATAAGTCAAATGCAAAGTGagataatacatatatatatatatatattttcagatGTTTTGTTTCTggattttttcttgtttattcctatactgattttttttttttttttggtttatctttttatttcacGAAGGAGAGGATTTAAGTGATCTTGCTGTTGAATACTCAGTTTGTCCATCTAAGCAAGAGGGGGGAATGCTTGGTTGGGTGAGAAAGGGGCAAATGGTAAATGagagaattttgatatgattcatGCAATGAAAGTGGTAGTGACACACTCCCTATTATTGCACAATCTACTATagcttttaagattaaattgcatttttataattttgaacattATTGTACAATGTTCTTTCTTCATTTAACACATGGGGAATATTATTAACACACACACTTATATTGCACGAACTGCTGAaagtttttaagattatataGCATGCATAGAGCATTGAAGCTCAAGTAAGTTTCTTGATTGACTGCTGTTGTGAGCTGTACTAAACCACTTCAATTTCAAGTAAAGGCTTTTTTGTTCTAGTAGCAGCCAAACTCTATTTAGCCGGTTTGAAATGCTCTAAGGAGGACTGAGTATGCTAGTGTAAGATGTGGTACtagaaaaatagtaattattttgttgatttcgGTACCATATGAAGacaaaaattctttttctttgagtGGGACTCTGCTAATTATGGATTGCAGGATATAGGTGAATGTTGCATATCCTGGTCTATGTGATAACTGCATTAATTGAGCAATATTTCCTCAATGATACAGCATTCCTGATGTTTGCCTTTGTCTTCTAGGTCTAGATCTTTGGATTGCAAAGAACATCTACATAGAGGAAACATATGGACACCCatcaaatcttttcattttcaactGTAAATGTGAATTGCACTAATTTGAGCATCTAGATACTTGCTTACTACTTCAAGGGGTTATCTTAGTTTTCAATATGGTTGACACATGACAGTTCTTACATTGTAAATTCATCCAGGTCCCTGAATTTGAGGAGGTTGCGTTTAGTTCGCCTTTGAACAAAGTTGCAAGGGTTAAAACTCAATTTGGATGGCACTTGTTGCAAGTTTTATCTGAGAGGTATGCCTTAGAATCTTGGTTGAATATTGTTATTGATGTTTGATATCTTAAGCGTTTGCATCAAGAGATAACTTATTAGTGCTTAATGAAATGATGCAGATGCTAGCTCTTGCTTTGTCTGTGCTAATGTCTTTTTGCATCTTTCATTTTTACTGACAGGGAAGAATCATCTCTTCAAGACATTCAGCCTGATGAATTTCATGTTAAAATGCAAGATCCGGATTTCCTTGAAGAGGCACGGTTGATTGATGTTCGAGAACCTGATGAAGTGTATGCTTTTTCTATTACATTTTGATTCTCCAGCCTAGTTTGCTGAACTTTAACTCAGATTAACTATTTCCCTAGTtcataatgaaaattattttctgtGAGAAAAAGGGGAGTAACCCAGGAAATATGCAATTGATGATTGTGTCTGCAAAAAGAATGATCTTATTCCACAATGATCATCAGTTATAATCAATAGTTGTTTGTCTGGAAGTTTATGCGCACATCTAGAGGTGAATCTTTTTTTTGGAAGTAAGCTACATATTGGCAACTTGATGTAACTAACATGTTTCTCTAAAAGGGGCTATATCTTTGCTTACACATTTCTCTGTGGGAATAATGGCTTTGTACAATTTGCTTGTTTGTATGGTTCGCtacttttttcataatttctaaTCATTTTCCTTCTTGATTGTTTCTGTATTTTTGTGTTCACCACTTTTTGATCTTTCTCATATGACAGTGCTCGAGCTTCTTTGCCAGGCTTTAAAGTTCTTCCTCTCCGCCAGTTTGGGACCTGGGGACCAGATATAACTACCAAGTTTGACCCTCAGAAGGATACATATGTAATGGTGTGTAAAATTTTTATCAGTGTTCAAAGATTTTCAGTTTTGTCATTAGCAAAGAGAATGGCTTAATGTTgggtaataaatttatattttctttcatcttgGGCCTAAGTTGTTCtcaattttctctttcatatttGACTGGAAAGAATTGTCATTAATTTGATAAAGGATTTTGaacattttctttccctctATTGCTTTTGTATTTGTTGTCAGTGTCAAGAGAATTCTCTGAAAATTGCATTAGGTGTTTTTTATGGCTAAGAAATTTTGTCCTCCTTGCCCCCAAATCCTCCTATGTTGTATTGAAGTCTTATCTTCTTCAtgatttatcttaattattttctgCCTTGTACGTTTTAATGCTActcaatttgtaattttttcttttgattttatcttttcattgataaaatagtcacttttcaatTTTATCCCCTTCCCTACAATGCCATTATTTTATAGTGctaaaatatatgttatgtgCAGTGTCATCATGGCATGCGGTCATTGCAGGTTGCCAAATGGTTGCAGACACAGGTAAAGCCTTTTCCATTTATTGATTCATTTCcaggaaaaataaaacatgctTGTTTGCGTGTACATAGAAAATACTATCTCGGAAAAATGACTACATATTTCAATGTTAAATTCAATATCTCCTTAGTgcatcatttatatttttgcaaTCCTCCCTTGTGCCTTAATATCTTCCTAGTTTTACTTGGTTGTTTTATGACATATCATTGCACACATGTATACATCTCTGTAACGACAATTGTCTTCTTGTAATTTGTCATCTTATCATCATACTCTTTTTCTAACTTATAGTTGACATGCTAGAAACATTTCCAACCAACAGTTAAATAGTACATAGATTAAAGTGAATTGCTATACTGTTGtgacattatatataattttttctgaGTGTTTTCAATGTAGTTCTGACCTTTTATCTTGGTTATTTGTTGATGACTATCAGGGTTTTAGGAGAGTATTTAATTTATCAGGAGGAATACACGCATATGCTACCCAGGCTGATCCATCAATCCCTACGTATTGACACTACAACTTTTCTGATCCCCCAATAGATATGTCTTACAATACTTGTTACTTGAGAACCATGTGCAACGGATCGGGTCCTCTTTCTATGCAACATTCCTACATGGTAAACTGTGTTCTGAACTTCACAGGTTGATAGAGATTGAAATTGTTGGGATTGAATTAAATGGAGTGAGGAAAGATTAACCTCAGATTCATAGAGGTTGAAAGAGATTGGATTGGATGAGACTGAGAGATGAGTACAAGGGGAGAAGCTCAGATTTAATTGTTGGGAGAATGAAGAAATATATTGTAAACTTATCAGCCTTGTTAACCATGCGTTTTATTTTGTATTGAGATTTAGACAGTGACCGATGAATTATTATTGACTGAGATGGTACGTTGATTATCAGTAATTGAACAATTTGGTAAATCCAACCATGTTTGTTGTATTGTCTCTTTTATGCAGCAAGTGTGCTAGTTTTAGTGTATGATAGTAATGAGCCATGCCTTTCAGAAGCGCATAACCCAATTGTGTGGCTTATGATGCAAGTTACATTAtatgaaattcaataaaactatgattGCGAATGTTTTCACaggattgattgattttgaaagaagaaaaaaataatatttaattatataataatatattatctatatttaaaaagtgtgtacatataatattactcatatgtgagatcaataattcaataaaattatgtgtataatttttatatataattttgtgtataagtaatgatgtattattatatgattatattttattttatctttaatttttaattatctaattatatgatgatacattgttatttatgtataaagttgTGCACGtagtattattcaaaataatttatttgatgtacTCATTTTCCAAAacacaatattatgtgtacataaatagatacacacataatatatcatcatgtgattgaatgttattttattattgattcaGAATCACTCAAGTAATATCCGAttaaatgtatatctatttatatactcaaaatatgtatacataattttataattttctaaaacaatTTAACCTAGTAGGAGTACTATAAGATATGATTATGGCAAGCATTTTAACTTGTTTGTGTTGAGACCTTTATTTTATACAAACTTGGATGGTTCACTTTCATAAACAAGTACttgtaaaattagaattagaCGGTTGTGAATAAACAGTTTTATGTTCTAGCTAATGCAcaactaaaattatatcttactaTGTTAATACAAAAATCGCAAACAGGTTTAAAATCTTCCCGGAAAATCCTCTCAACCCATGTCTCAAAACACAAATCAATTAATTCCCATCAGATTGCCTGACCCTTTCAACAAGAATTCTGTCCTAAAATTCCTCATTATCCCAATTTCTACACCAAAAATCCAACCTGTTTCTTAATCctcctctttcttttctctctctatacatgtctttctttctctttagaaCACTTTCGTCAACCTCCATAAGGAAACAAAATAGAAACATTTGtacaaaaaacaagaaaaaaattatgttagtcCATCTCTGAAACAATCCCATCaccatcatttttaattaatataatcctTTCATCTTTAATCCTTTACCGATTAATATGGGCAATTGTTGCTCTCAGAGTAAGGCTGATGATGATGGAAAGGACAAAGGCTTATCTAATCACCATGCTGATATTTCCACAGCTCCTCCCAAAACTTCTCAGAATTCTACAAATCCTGGcgccaattcttcctccaagtcTCCCAATAAAGGTACTGGCGGCGGGGGAGGTGGCGGTCCTCTCGGACCTGTCTTAGGCCGGCCGATGGAAGAAATAAAATCTACGTACAATATCGGAAAGGAGCTCGGGAGAGGGCAGTTTGGCGTTACACATTTGTGTACGCATAAGGCAACCGGTGAACAATTTGCTTGCAAAACTATTGCGAAGAGGAAGCTTATTAATAAAGAAGACATTGATGATGTTAGAAGAGAAGTTCAGATTATGCATCATTTAACAGGCCAGCCGAATATTGTGGAACTCAGAGGGGCTTACGAGGACAAACAATCAGTTCATTTGGTGATGGAGCTGTGTGCTGGAGGAGAGCTGTTTGATAGGATTATTGCTAAGGGCCATTACACAGAACGTGCTGCTGCTTCCTTGTTGAGGACCATCGTCCAAATTATACATACTTGTCATTCCATGGGGGTCATTCATCGAGATCTTAAACCCGAAAATTTCCTCCTTCTCAACAAGGAGGAAGATTCTCCTCTAAAGGCCACCGATTTTGGTCTCTCTGTGTTTTACAAGCCAGGTATATAACCTCCGAATTcgataaattgtatatattctGGTGAGTAATACTGTATACACAAACAATGAAATTGGTGACatgttatcatttatttttcttatttgtgtatgtaattttattaatattctgaCTCGTCAGCTATTTTTATACATTAACAGGGGAAGTATTCAAGGATATTGTGGGCAGTGCATATTACATTGCACCTGAAGTTCTGAAGAGGAAATATGGACCTGAAGCTGATATTTGGAGTATTGGGGTCATGTTGTACATTCTTCTTTGTGGTGTTCCTCCTTTCTGGGCAGGTAAATCATGTTTCAGTTCTTGATTTATAaccaatttatttgtttttaattttcattggaAGGCGACTTGGTGTTTTCCTTCGGCAGAATCGGAAAATGGGATATTCAATGCAATATTGCGTGGGCATATAGATTTTACAAGTGACCCATGGCCTTCAATTTCACCTCAAGCAAAGGATCTTGTTAAGAAGATGCTCAATTCTGATCCTAAGCAGAGGTTGACTGCCATTCAAGTTCTAGGTAATTTCGCGACGACAacaatcaataacaaaatttaacagctAGAAAGTAAGAACATTATGCTGATGAAATTGTGCATTATTTTTACAAGGTCATCCATGGATCAAGGAGGATGGAGAGGCACCAGATGTTCCTCTTGACAATGCAGTTTTGAGTAGGCTCAAACAGTTCAAGGCAATGAACAAGTTCAAGAAAGTTGCTCTCAGGGTACTCAATTAACTAACATTCCACCTAAATTAGGATGCATTTGATTGGTTGAGATTGATAAAATTCATCTGAATTTAACTGGCAGATCATCGCGGG includes:
- the LOC123225151 gene encoding rhodanese-like/PpiC domain-containing protein 12, chloroplastic — protein: MIRTTHISPVASPVLFVLKQSLFPSLNLSSSFLNYHQLSTLSSFRTLLPKPLKPSSLRSVKRPQPMIGRFPCAKASFSGGSSGSEGGKEILVQHLLVKEDDLKLLLDLQRRIAEGEDLSDLAVEYSVCPSKQEGGMLGWVRKGQMVPEFEEVAFSSPLNKVARVKTQFGWHLLQVLSEREESSLQDIQPDEFHVKMQDPDFLEEARLIDVREPDEVARASLPGFKVLPLRQFGTWGPDITTKFDPQKDTYVMCHHGMRSLQVAKWLQTQGFRRVFNLSGGIHAYATQADPSIPTY
- the LOC123225217 gene encoding calcium-dependent protein kinase 34-like; translation: MGNCCSQSKADDDGKDKGLSNHHADISTAPPKTSQNSTNPGANSSSKSPNKGTGGGGGGGPLGPVLGRPMEEIKSTYNIGKELGRGQFGVTHLCTHKATGEQFACKTIAKRKLINKEDIDDVRREVQIMHHLTGQPNIVELRGAYEDKQSVHLVMELCAGGELFDRIIAKGHYTERAAASLLRTIVQIIHTCHSMGVIHRDLKPENFLLLNKEEDSPLKATDFGLSVFYKPGEVFKDIVGSAYYIAPEVLKRKYGPEADIWSIGVMLYILLCGVPPFWAESENGIFNAILRGHIDFTSDPWPSISPQAKDLVKKMLNSDPKQRLTAIQVLGHPWIKEDGEAPDVPLDNAVLSRLKQFKAMNKFKKVALRIIAGCLSEEEIMGLKEMFKGIDTDNSGTITLEELKHGLAKQGTKLSEYEVQQLMEAADADGNGTIDYEEFITATMHLNRMDREEHLYTAFQHFDKDNSGYITTEELEQVLREYGMSDGRDIKEIISEVDSDNDDRINYEEFVAMMRKGNDINPKKRRESLFV